The proteins below come from a single Pichia kudriavzevii chromosome 2, complete sequence genomic window:
- a CDS encoding uncharacterized protein (PKUD0B01180; similar to Saccharomyces cerevisiae YHR186C (KOG1); ancestral locus Anc_5.49): MAQELRHGFLNDPLYLDDLQSHYFSHYDLKRNSTSGNPSPEDDEYKITDWKSATNKKKTSMAALIMCLNIGIPPPDVERPQEYPVLEAFVDPSSYPDPKLALQAIGKSLQTNYESISSRTKYKQSLDPSVEDLKRLCSTLRRNAKDERILFHYNGHGVPQPTHSGEIWVFNRGYTQYIPVSLYDLQNWLGAPYIMVIDTNAAGHVIENNKKFIQKRIDDEANNHTDIASVSPVSAYIESMQLGACQSDEMLPMNPDLPADLFTCCLTRPIEMSIKWFVLFSPLREKHYYDSLKNKNGVIEIPGKLTDRRTPLGELNWIFIAVTDTIAWTTLSRPLFKKLFRQDLVIAALFRNFLLAKKLMPEVGCHPISDPPLPDISNHPMWESWEFAIDQILAQMLKKKESEAEEVDMSDIPQLQTTDNDTNGKNDSVQIANKPVPLSNGWNYQHCSFFQQHLTAFEVWLQYGSAIKEPPQQLPIVLQVLLSQAHRLRALHLLSNFLDLGTWAVYLALSVGMFPYIQKLLQSPSPDLKPILVFIWTRIMSADHENAKQELLKDRGYNYFTQMLTLQPRPSQPLIGDAPLVIESPAVNNNVTFADQKAMSAFVLTMFVKDHKQGQKAAFSIEVVRICIGYIETSESPLLRQWSALLISGMVKDYLEAIVLIMRSGATGKLLQLIGDPIPEIRASLVNAFTNFVLMPKEYEDLEDSYGLKEELNQQDLSIATEIINLSFDGSPLIRREVVCFFSRFVVKYLQFFLVCAFSQLEEEVTLIDNPSMIDEIRRKSPAYGSIFFTIWKSLLISSEDPHDEVKNHAQEVIDYVMIKLNESKLGDVASEMEDYLLEKRGVGEDRSNSIDSKLFAKITENQKYNSMKSSSRNNTVGKKSLEKVTKRVQSLNLDSRLKTEMENKNNDSKSSASSTYAFSIAEKVSKLKSWLNALSGTDGEQSTNSHILANYLSHQPTTFPYGSNPKPKTPRFVPRVRKDGYPILPFTSKFLEYSSEYFQESQLGPKEEDEPGSEEYMRRIWRRNRNEAIIAATQPQKSLALEGDWKNIVVRLNNVTQPKLLKFTQFEKWISVVDERDNVTTFDWGKNKELCKFSNGNPFGTKITDVKFLNEDHVPLLMSGSSDGVIKIYKNFNDIENCLLLTSWRALNDIMLTPRSVGLISEWQQSRGTLLVTGDVKVIKVWDAPREKCVMDIPIRSTSQITTLTSDQVGGNIVIAGFQDGSMRVYDRRLEGKDSLVKVYKPSTFAEKSPLRNVHMQRGGMRELVSGNSSGLVQLWDIRQDSPIVRFRAFEKTMTTAFIHEHAPIIACASKEVDMYTTSGTRVSRISNSGFISTLHGGTRNNMYINSLTLHPHRMMMATNYNQSSEITLYECREKADPSADFYSREELIGGFQ, translated from the coding sequence ATGGCACAGGAACTGAGACATGGGTTTTTAAATGACCCATTGTACTTGGATGATCTTCAATCGCACTATTTCTCCCATTATGAcctgaaaagaaattcaacatcgGGGAATCCATCTCCCGAGGATGACGAATACAAAATCACTGACTGGAAATCAGCAAcgaataaaaagaaaacttcCATGGCAGCCCTGATTATGTGTTTAAACATTGGTATTCCGCCACCTGATGTCGAGCGACCTCAAGAATATCCTGTTTTGGAAGCCTTTGTTGACCCATCCTCCTACCCAGACCCAAAACTAGCTTTACAAGCAATCGGGAAATCCTTGCAAACCAACTATGAATCTATATCATCACGGACTAAGTACAAACAGTCATTAGACCCTTCTGTGGAGGATCTTAAAAGATTGTGCTCAACTTTAAGGAGAAATGCCAAGGATGAACGTATACTGTTTCATTACAATGGACATGGTGTTCCTCAACCCACTCATTCAGGCGAGATATGGGTTTTCAACAGAGGTTACACGCAGTACATCCCTGTAAGTCTATACGATTTGCAAAACTGGCTAGGTGCTCCTTATATCATGGTTATAGATACCAATGCTGCTGGCcatgttattgaaaataataaaaagTTCATACAAAAGAGAATTGATGACGAAGCAAATAACCACACTGATATTGCTTCAGTATCTCCTGTCAGTGCTTATATTGAAAGCATGCAATTGGGAGCGTGCCAAAGTGATGAGATGTTACCAATGAACCCGGATCTACCTGCTGACCTCTTTACCTGTTGTCTAACACGCCCTATTGAAATGAGTATCAAAtggtttgttttgttttccccCTTGAGAGAAAAGCATTACTATGATAgcttgaaaaacaaaaatggcGTAATTGAGATTCCCGGTAAACTGACAGATAGGCGTACTCCATTAGGTGAGTTGAATTGGATCTTTATAGCTGTGACAGACACAATTGCATGGACGACACTATCTAGACCTTTGTTCAAAAAGTTATTTAGACAAGATCTGGTGATCGCAGCACTATTCAGAAACTTTTTATTGGCAAAGAAGCTGATGCCAGAAGTTGGATGCCATCCTATATCGGATCCACCGCTGCCGGACATCAGCAACCATCCGATGTGGGAATCGTGGGAGTTTGCAATAGATCAGATATTAGCccaaatgttgaagaaaaaggaatctgaagcagaagaagttgatatGTCTGACATTCCACAACTACAAACTACGGATAATGATACCAACGGAAAAAATGATAGTGTGCAAATTGCAAATAAACCTGTACCACTGTCCAATGGTTGGAACTATCAGCATTGTTCCTTCTTTCAACAGCATTTAACGGCATTCGAAGTTTGGCTACAGTACGGTTCTGCTATAAAGGAACCACCACAGCAGTTACCTATAGTTTTGCAGGTCCTATTATCTCAAGCTCATAGATTACGTGCCTTACATTTATTGTCAAATTTCTTAGATCTTGGCACTTGGGCAGTCTATTTAGCATTAAGTGTTGGTATGTTCCCATATATCCAGAAATTATTGCAAAGTCCTTCTCCTGACTTGAAACCAATTCTTGTATTTATCTGGACCCGTATTATGTCTGCAGatcatgaaaatgcaaagcAAGAGCTACTTAAGGATAGGGGATATAATTATTTTACACAAATGCTTACGCTACAACCACGCCCCTCTCAGCCGCTAATCGGTGATGCACCGTTGGTTATTGAAAGTCCAGCTGTTAATAATAATGTTACATTTGCTGATCAAAAGGCTATGAGTGCCTTTGTTTTAACGATGTTTGTAAAAGATCACAAACAAGGTCAGAAGGCCGCATTTTCTATTGAGGTTGTAAGAATCTGCATTGGCTATATTGAAACATCTGAAAGCCCATTGTTAAGGCAATGGAGCGCCTTGTTGATAAGTGGGATGGTCAAAGATTATCTGGAAGCCATTGTTTTAATCATGAGATCTGGAGCTACCGGAAAATTATTGCAGTTAATTGGGGATCCTATTCCAGAAATCAGAGCATCTCTGGTTAATGCATTTACAAACTTTGTTTTGATGCCCAAAGAGTACgaagatttggaagatTCGTATGGACtgaaagaagaattgaacCAACAGGATTTGAGTATTGCTACAGAGATTATAAACTTGTCATTTGACGGATCTCCTTTGATTAGAAGAGAGGTGGTATGCTTCTTCAGTCGCTTTGTAGTCAAGTACCTCCagtttttccttgtttGTGCTTTTAGTCaattagaagaagaagtaaCCTTAATTGATAATCCATCAATGATCGATGAGATTAGAAGAAAATCGCCTGCTTATGGTTCCATCTTTTTCACTATTTGGAAATCTTTGCTGATTTCTAGTGAAGATCCTCACGATGAAGTTAAAAATCATGCTCAGGAGGTTATTGACTATGTtatgataaaattgaacGAATCGAAACTGGGAGATGTTGCCTCGGAGATGGAGGATTATCTACTAGAAAAACGTGGCGTAGGTGAGGATAGAAGCAATTCTATTGATAGTAAGCTATTTGCCAAGATAACTGAGAATCAGAAATATAACAGCATGAAAAGCTCTTCTAGAAATAATACAGTGGGTAAGAAGAGCCTCGAGAAGGTTACTAAAAGAGTTCAATCTCTAAATCTTGACTCGAGACTCAAAACAGAAATggagaacaaaaacaacGATTCTAAATCTTCCGCATCCTCAACTTATGCTTTTTCGATTGCAGAAAAGGTATCCAAACTCAAATCATGGCTGAATGCGTTAAGTGGCACTGATGGAGAACAAAGCACTAACTCGCATATTTTGGCAAATTATCTATCACACCAACCGACTACGTTTCCATATGGAAGTAACCCGAAACCCAAAACGCCTAGATTTGTACCCAGAGTTAGAAAAGATGGTTATCCAATATTACCTTTCACAAGTAAGTTTTTGGAATATAGCAGTGAATATTTCCAAGAGTCTCAACTTGGGCCAAAAGAAGAGGACGAGCCAGGTAGTGAAGAATATATGAGAAGAATATGGAgaagaaatagaaatgAGGCCATCATTGCTGCTACTCAACCCCAAAAAAGTTTAGCATTGGAGGGAGATTGGAagaatattgttgttaGATTAAACAACGTCACCCAACCAAAATTACTCAAATTCACGCAGTTTGAGAAATGGATTTCGGTGGTCGATGAGAGAGATAATGTCACAACTTTTGACTGGGgtaaaaacaaagaacTTTGTAAATTCTCCAACGGTAATCCATTTGGTACAAAAATTACTGACgtcaaatttttgaatgaaGATCATGTTCCATTGTTAATGAGTGGCTCAAGTGATGGTGTTATCAAGATTTACAAAAACTTTAATGACATTGAGAATTGTTTGTTGCTCACATCATGGAGAGCATTGAATGATATAATGTTAACACCCAGATCTGTCGGTCTAATTTCCGAGTGGCAACAAAGTAGAGGTACGTTGTTAGTTACCGGTGATGTCAAAGTTATTAAAGTATGGGATGCACCTAGAGAGAAATGTGTGATGGATATACCCATTAGGTCAACTTCTCAGATTACTACTCTTACATCTGACCAAGTCGGGGGGAACATTGTTATTGCAGGTTTTCAAGACGGTTCGATGCGTGTATATGATAGAAGGTTAGAGGGTAAGGATTCCTTGGTCAAGGTTTATAAACCTTCAACCTTTGCTGAGAAATCGCCCCTAAGGAATGTTCATATGCAAAGAGGCGGTATGCGTGAATTGGTGAGTGGCAATTCTAGTGGTTTGGTCCAATTGTGGGATATTAGACAAGACAGTCCTATTGTTAGATTCAGAGcttttgagaaaacaatgaCCACTGCGTTTATACATGAGCATGCTCCAATCATTGCATGTGCTAGTAAAGAGGTGGATATGTACACTACAAGCGGCACTCGAGTCTCCAGAATCTCAAATAGTGGGTTTATCAGCACGTTGCACGGTGGAACCCGTAACAACATGTACATCAATAGCTTGACTTTACATCCACATCGAATGATGATGGCTACCAATTATAACCAAAGTTCCGAGATTACACTCTATGAATGTCGAGAAAAAGCAGACCCTAGTGCTGATTTTTACTCTAGGGAGGAGTTGATCGGAGGCTTTCAGTAA
- a CDS encoding uncharacterized protein (PKUD0B01170; similar to Saccharomyces cerevisiae YGR070W (ROM1) and YLR371W (ROM2); ancestral locus Anc_4.219), whose translation MHLHHNSKKSGKHVDSLKAQFSETHSAMPLSDIPSLPTPRVKSPIYEHHVQEQLNHHLYEQLSSPVKSNYSASASVSQVYSTRSSPSRQQLQTHPIQLTKSNTSTTAYAPTPSTSSESSLSLGNYPGQNTNSSKSQVTPTNPKFNEDQLLSVYNTPLERPNSTRTPSSDSATSHTSIHQQQHYQQQLRHQHHQLQQEQQHQLQQQQQYFNQNQQSLSSQAITQQRIPSYNFQHQHTQLSSPAYERMNTRTPQAAIFNQQQAAPQAKYQQQQIQQKQHNYTEIVSNTPQVPLPQQAQQQPTLLQKRNIRGKLPPINTQPTMDYDDDFNDSPLTMRKGPSSLASDLPNPHALCEQNDQSKTSTAITATTPSIYRPQTELLPGKAFGIKQRSGSEYSNSSRQKSQIESAKRSPSLPVTREGFSSNVTPLSYQSQHNEVPKSPSQDNVNPSSSIRKSPIIRQSINFLKNARNFSSSSINQMDSPTITGHSSAREMEKYHFPSKQATSNGRTIPQKVDYNANSVRKSRSFSTLTRRVTSNSSLRQSADKGKIASATSLASSALVSSVSVKKRYIYPALLSEVADAFLHEIKLSCHFKYGIEYRNSFSGAEAVDILCKVTRTRDRNLGIIIGRSLDAQRLFHDVTYEHRLRDNKNEIYLINDEFLYDQSSDNFRRQNSIASNMTQNDEYSVSTYNNTKNEKPPPEKQICGVFTLLTECYSPTCTVEKLCYSVSCPRRFEQKMRQEAQLKSLVRSDSHSLFTQDDQKQYWQLSVPKSLLNSLDKREIKRQECIFETINSEKTFIKDLEYIREFWIRPLSETKIIKDKERDHFIRNVFHNINEIWEVNHKFAEALIRRQQKNPYVETIADIFLEYIPQFTPFLTYGAGQVIGKYEFDRQRRHNPLFRRFIEDTAKREESKRLDLSSFLSKPTTRPARYPLLLKSIKDHTDPESPDYKRLGSAIELLEKMLTKINYETGKQSDKMNLFQIKQKLIFKPGELVDLKLSADNRKVIYQCVLKKKGYQEKEKQGEIHVYLFDHCLLFVKIGYVNKREVYRVYQRPIPLPLLFFSTTETAPTMRAIRKLASKTGSAPSHIGPSLNSTMVPLNSTVCKSPLSFKYLGTHEYELTLYGTPATQKILSSKIEAQTNKILADNDVYTLTPLCSNFFDSQNRINCVVPFDGGRKLLYGTDSGVYVSDRSSSNNTRVKVIGKVNVIQAEIIQEYQLFIALCDKKLIYWPLSTLQDGDPNKNAKLGKELMNHVSFFKTGVCDGRMLVCAAKSTSNIVRIFEPVDPIQQKKQKKKFNNNKEDIHFSSEPVSINFLKTKLCVGCSSGFQIVSLVNNSMEELLDPADTSLEFATGKEGLKPLNIDRINSDFLLSYSSFSFFINHNGWRVRPKWMIEWEGVPHAFALWYPYLLAFDSNFIEIRSVQNGDLLRVIVGENIRFLHASSQEIMYAFVDDRGYDVVASLDFWDKSMKNSRSRGNTVSGNSQVEQLSA comes from the coding sequence ATGCATTTACACCacaattcaaagaaaagtgGGAAACATGTCGACTCACTGAAGGCCCAATTTTCAGAGACTCATTCGGCAATGCCTCTCTCGGATATTCCTTCCCTACCGACTCCCAGGGTGAAATCGCCTATTTACGAACATCATGTCCAAGAACAGTTGAATCATCATTTATATGAACAATTATCATCTCCAGTCAAATCAAACTACTCGGCAAGTGCAAGTGTAAGTCAAGTATACTCTACCCGTTCAAGTCCTTCTAGGCAGCAATTACAAACTCATCCAATCCAACTTACCAAGTCTAATACATCAACAACTGCATATGCACCGActccttcaacttcatctGAGTCATCTCTATCACTAGGTAACTATCCAGGACAGAACACCAATTCATCTAAATCTCAAGTTACTCCAACTAATCCAAAGTTCAATGAAGACCAACTTTTGAGTGTTTACAACACCCCCCTTGAGCGTCCGAATAGTACGAGAACACCATCAAGTGATAGCGCTACAAGCCATACATCCATCCATCAGCAGCAGCACTACCAGCAACAACTTCGTCATCAACACCATCAACTTCAGCAGGAGCAGCAACATCAACttcagcaacaacaacaatattttaatcaaaatcaacaatctCTCAGTTCTCAGGCAATAACACAGCAACGAATTCCATCTTATAACTTTCAGCATCAACATACTCAGCTTTCAAGCCCGGCTTATGAAAGAATGAATACTCGGACGCCTCAAGCAGCCATATTCAACCAGCAACAAGCCGCACCTCAAGCCAAATATCAGCAGCAGCAGATTCAGCAAAAACAGCATAATTATACTGAAATTGTCTCTAATACACCACAGGTACCGTTGCCCCAACAGGCACAACAACAACCGACATTACTGCAAAAGCGGAATATTAGAGGTAAACTACCTCCAATAAATACGCAGCCAACTATggattatgatgatgatttcaatgacAGTCCATTAACAATGAGAAAGGGTCCCTCTTCTTTAGCTAGTGATCTTCCAAACCCACATGCTTTATGTGAGCAAAATGATCAATCGAAAACCTCCACTGCAATTACAGCCACAACACCATCGATATATAGACCGCAGACAGAACTTTTACCAGGTAAAGCATTTGGTATAAAACAAAGATCGGGTTCCGAGTACAGTAACAGCAGCAGGCAAAAATCACAAATTGAATCTGCAAAACGATCACCATCACTACCAGTGACGAGAGAAGGTTTCTCATCAAACGTCACACCACTTTCCTACCAATCTCAACATAATGAGGTTCCTAAATCCCCATCTCAAGACAATGTCAATCCTTCATCCTCCATTCGAAAGAGCCCAATTATTAGACAATCAATAAACTTCTTAAAGAATGCAAGAAatttttcctcttcctcgATAAACCAAATGGATTCACCAACGATTACTGGACACAGTTCTGCTagagaaatggaaaaatacCATTTTCCATCCAAACAAGCAACGTCCAATGGTAGGACCATTCCTCAGAAAGTTGATTACAATGCTAATAGTGTAAGAAAATCCAGATCATTTAGCACTCTGACCAGAAGAGTTACATCAAACTCCTCACTTAGACAGAGTGCTGATAAGGGTAAAATTGCCTCAGCCACCTCCTTAGCTAGCTCGGCATTAgtttcttctgtttctgTGAAGAAACGGTACATTTATCCCGCATTGCTTTCTGAAGTCGCAGATGCCTTTCTACATGAGATTAAGCTAAGTTGTCATTTTAAGTATGGTATTGAATACAgaaattctttttctgGTGCAGAGGCAGTCGATATTCTCTGCAAAGTTACTAGAACAAGAGATAGAAATTTAGGTATAATTATTGGTAGGTCTTTGGATGCTCAACGTTTATTCCATGATGTTACATATGAACATAGATTAAGagataataaaaatgaGATATATTTAATCAATGATGAATTCTTATATGATCAATCAAGTGATAATTTTAGAAGACAAAATTCTATTGCTAGTAATATGACCCAAAATGATGAGTACTCTGTTAGCACTTATAATAATactaaaaatgaaaagcCACCACCTGAAAAGCAAATATGTGGTGTCTTCACTCTACTCACTGAATGCTATTCACCAACTTGTACCGTGGAAAAATTATGTTACAGTGTGTCATGTCCTAGAagatttgaacaaaaaatgaGACAGGAAGctcaattgaaaagtttagtTCGTTCTGATTCACATAGTCTTTTCACTCAAGATGACCAGAAACAATATTGGCAACTCTCGGTTCCTAAGTCGCTACTAAATTCTCTTgacaaaagagaaattAAAAGACAAGAATGTATTTTTGAAACGATAAACTCCGAGAAGACGTTTATCAAGGATCTAGAATATATTCGAGAGTTTTGGATCAGACCCTTGtctgaaacaaaaatcatCAAGGATAAGGAGAGAGATCATTTTATTAGAAATGTTTTCCATAATATCAATGAGATTTGGGAAGTTAATCATAAATTTGCAGAGGCTTTAATTCGAAGGCAACAAAAGAATCCTTATGTTGAAACAATCGCTGATATTTTCCTTGAATACATCCCTCAATTCACACCTTTTTTGACCTATGGTGCAGGTCAAGTTATTGGTAAGTACGAATTTGATAGACAAAGAAGACACAATCCATTGTTTAGAAGATTCATCGAAGATACTGCCAAAAGAGAGGAGTCTAAAAGGTTAGATTTATCTTCTTTCTTATCAAAACCCACCACTAGGCCTGCAAGATACCCGCTATTGTTGAAGAGTATTAAAGATCATACTGATCCAGAATCTCCTGATTACAAGAGGTTGGGTTCTGCTATCGAATTGTTAGAAAAAATGTTAACTAAGATTAACTACGAAACTGGTAAACAATCTGATAAGATGAACTTATTTCAAATAAAGCAGAAACTAATATTCAAACCAGGTGAGCTGGTTGACCTGAAATTGAGTGCAGATAACAGAAAAGTCATTTATCAGTGTGttctaaagaaaaaaggttatcaagaaaaagaaaaacaaggggaaattcatgtttatttatttgacCACTGCTTGTTGTTTGTAAAAATTGGGTATGTGAATAAAAGAGAAGTTTATAGAGTTTACCAGAGGCCAATTCCTTTGCCTTTATTATTCTTTTCGACCACTGAAACTGCACCCACAATGAGAGCTATCAGAAAACTAGCTAGTAAAACCGGCTCTGCACCGTCGCATATTGGTCCAAGTTTAAACTCTACAATGGTTCCGTTAAATTCTACTGTTTGCAAATCCCCGCTTTCGTTCAAGTATCTAGGTACTCATGAGTATGAGTTGACTCTATATGGTACACCGGCAACTCAAAAGATTTTATCAAGCAAGATTGAGGCACAAACGAACAAAATTCTTGCTGACAACGACGTTTACACTTTAACACCTTTATGCTCTAACTTTTTTGACTCTCAAAATAGAATTAATTGTGTCGTCCCGTTTGATGGAGGCAGGAAACTACTTTACGGGACTGATTCGGGTGTTTACGTCAGCGACagatcttcttcaaacaatACAAGGGTGAAAGTCATTGGTAAAGTCAATGTTATCCAAGCGGAAATCATTCAAGAGTATCAGCTTTTCATCGCTCTTTGTGATAAGAAACTTATCTATTGGCCGCTTTCTACTCTACAGGATGGTGATCCTAACAAAAACGCGAAGCTAGGCAAAGAATTAATGAACCATGTTTCATTTTTTAAAACAGGTGTTTGTGATGGTAGAATGTTAGTATGTGCTGCCAAATCGACATCTAATATTGTTAGGATTTTTGAGCCAGTAGATCCTAtacaacaaaagaaacaaaaaaagaaattcaataacaacaagGAGGATATCCATTTCTCCTCTGAACCTGTTTCtattaattttttgaagaCAAAGTTATGCGTTGGATGCTCCTCTGGATTTCAAATAGTCTCGCTTGTTAATAATTCTATGGAGGAACTACTTGACCCTGCAGATACTTCCTTGGAATTTGCAACTGGTAAAGAAGGTTTGAAGCCTTTAAATATTGATCGAATCAACAGTGATTTCTTGCTCTCGTATTccagtttttcttttttcattaaccATAATGGATGGAGAGTCAGGCCTAAATGGATGATTGAGTGGGAAGGTGTACCTCATGCCTTTGCCTTATGGTATCCATACTTGTTAGCCtttgattcaaattttattgaaatcagAAGCGTTCAGAATGGAGATTTGCTTCGAGTCATTGTTGGTGAAAATATAAGGTTTTTACATGCGTCTTCGCAAGAGATTATGTACGCTTTTGTTGATGACAGAGGTTACGATGTTGTTGCATCTCTTGATTTTTGGGATAAAAGCATGAAAAACAGCAGAAGCAGAGGTAATACAGTGAGCGGAAATTCTCAAGTTGAACAGCTTTCAGCCTAA